One genomic window of Candidatus Nitrosopumilus sediminis includes the following:
- a CDS encoding DNA-3-methyladenine glycosylase I codes for MKERCQWAKDEPNISYHDKEWGRPEHDDQKLFEFLILEGAQAGLSWTTILKRRDGYRKAFSNFDALKVSKFTQKHVDKLLQNKSIIRNKLKINSAINNAKMFLKIQNEFGSFDKYLWEFVNHKPVKNKFKKSSDLPASTELSEKLSRDLKKRGFNFIGPTICYALMQAVGMVNDHTSECYLYKK; via the coding sequence ATGAAAGAAAGATGCCAATGGGCAAAAGATGAACCTAATATTTCATATCATGATAAAGAATGGGGTCGTCCTGAACATGATGATCAAAAATTATTTGAATTTTTGATATTGGAGGGTGCACAAGCTGGTCTATCTTGGACTACTATTCTCAAACGTAGGGATGGCTATAGAAAGGCATTTAGTAATTTTGATGCTCTAAAAGTATCCAAATTTACTCAAAAACATGTTGACAAACTGCTTCAGAATAAATCAATTATACGAAATAAACTCAAAATCAATTCTGCAATAAATAATGCAAAAATGTTCCTAAAAATCCAAAATGAATTTGGATCTTTTGACAAGTATCTATGGGAGTTTGTTAATCACAAACCCGTCAAAAACAAATTCAAAAAATCATCTGATTTGCCTGCTTCCACTGAACTTTCTGAAAAATTGAGCCGAGATCTAAAAAAACGAGGTTTTAATTTTATAGGTCCTACTATTTGTTATGCCTTAATGCAGGCAGTAGGAATGGTAAATGATCATACTTCTGAATGCTATCTGTATAAAAAATAA